In Bacteroidales bacterium, one DNA window encodes the following:
- the secG gene encoding preprotein translocase subunit SecG, translating to MGTFNFVLAIILIVCVLLILVVVVQNSKGGGLASNFSSSNQIMGVRKTADFLEKATWTLAIALLVLSLLTAIIIPKETAATKGSTLQEKIENTSPIDDYQATPEKTE from the coding sequence ATGGGAACATTTAATTTTGTATTAGCAATTATTCTTATAGTTTGCGTTTTACTTATACTTGTTGTTGTCGTTCAGAATTCAAAGGGTGGCGGACTGGCATCAAATTTTAGTTCATCAAACCAGATAATGGGTGTTAGAAAAACTGCCGATTTCCTTGAAAAAGCTACCTGGACTTTAGCTATAGCGCTGCTTGTTCTTAGTTTACTTACGGCAATAATTATTCCTAAGGAAACAGCAGCAACAAAAGGAAGTACACTCCAGGAGAAAATCGAAAATACTTCTCCTATTGACGATTATCAGGCTACACCTGAAAAAACTGAATAA
- a CDS encoding head GIN domain-containing protein — translation MKTTAILLFSSAFICLMYLTSCTNFHAIDGNHNVVTETRNIASFTELRSEGSYDVYLVHDSVFYAQVVAEENLIPYIMTEISGEELVIKTHDHRNLRNHSAMRIYIHAPYVNSITLEGSGKIDCDSISANYFSIHLDGSGDILLSNATCNKIKTKISGSGKVELAGNANETDFDISGSGDIYSQSLVQDTCFADISGSGSMYVNVNKFLDVHISGSGKVHYYGNPVVNTDITGSGMVLHE, via the coding sequence ATGAAAACCACTGCCATACTTTTATTTTCATCAGCATTTATTTGTTTGATGTATCTTACTTCGTGTACAAATTTTCATGCAATAGACGGGAACCACAATGTGGTAACCGAAACCCGCAACATTGCTTCATTCACTGAACTTCGCTCCGAGGGTTCATATGATGTTTATTTAGTTCACGATTCCGTTTTTTACGCACAGGTAGTTGCTGAAGAAAACCTGATTCCATACATCATGACAGAAATTTCAGGTGAAGAACTTGTAATAAAAACTCATGATCACAGGAACCTCAGAAACCACAGTGCAATGAGAATATATATTCATGCTCCTTATGTAAATTCTATTACTTTGGAAGGAAGCGGAAAAATTGATTGCGACAGTATAAGCGCAAATTATTTTTCGATTCATCTTGATGGTTCTGGTGATATTTTATTGAGCAATGCAACATGTAATAAAATAAAAACCAAAATTTCAGGTTCGGGAAAAGTAGAATTAGCGGGCAATGCAAACGAAACCGATTTTGATATCAGCGGTTCGGGCGATATATATTCACAAAGTCTTGTTCAGGATACTTGCTTTGCCGACATATCAGGTTCGGGAAGTATGTACGTGAATGTAAATAAATTTTTAGATGTGCATATTTCGGGAAGCGGGAAGGTTCATTATTATGGAAATCCTGTGGTGAATACCGATATTACAGGTTCGGGAATGGTTCTTCATGAATAA
- a CDS encoding LptE family protein, with protein sequence MKNSGIIFVVIIVTLLSGCRFVNYSFVGGSIDPKIKTISIQYFPNNAPLVQPALSQLLTEALREKFSQQTKLTTVSRGGDLNIEGSIVNYSTQPIAIQGNETAAMNRLTIVISVKFTNNIDEKQNFEQTFTRYADYLSSLNLSAVEESLIKEINDQFVDDIFNKTVINW encoded by the coding sequence ATGAAAAATTCAGGAATAATTTTCGTAGTTATAATTGTTACACTTCTTTCAGGCTGTAGATTTGTAAATTATTCTTTTGTTGGCGGAAGTATTGACCCGAAAATTAAAACCATATCAATACAATATTTTCCTAATAATGCTCCTTTGGTACAGCCGGCATTAAGCCAGTTATTAACTGAAGCATTGCGCGAAAAATTTTCACAGCAGACAAAACTTACTACGGTTAGCCGTGGCGGAGATTTGAATATCGAAGGCTCTATAGTTAATTATTCCACGCAACCTATAGCCATCCAGGGAAACGAAACAGCTGCAATGAACAGGCTTACTATTGTAATCAGTGTTAAGTTTACAAACAACATTGACGAGAAGCAAAATTTCGAACAAACTTTTACCCGTTATGCCGATTACCTAAGTTCATTAAATCTTTCCGCCGTTGAAGAATCTCTTATAAAAGAAATTAATGATCAATTTGTTGATGATATTTTTAATAAAACAGTGATAAACTGGTAA
- a CDS encoding sigma-70 family RNA polymerase sigma factor, producing MHLAENVVDINRALIEQCLRGERSAQHQLYKMYAKGMFNICLRMLNTREEAEDMLQECFAEAFQRLKTFRFESTFGAWLKQIVVNHCINEMKRKKAELDYLDDMETLDIPEENDDRPSEYELAMSVENVKKAMNQLPDGSKTIFSLYLLEGYDHVEIAQILHITESTSKSQYMRARQKVKEILTQMNYERR from the coding sequence ATGCATTTGGCCGAAAACGTAGTTGATATCAACAGGGCTTTAATTGAACAATGCTTGCGAGGTGAGCGCAGTGCACAGCATCAGCTTTACAAGATGTATGCAAAAGGTATGTTCAATATTTGTCTTCGCATGTTGAATACACGCGAGGAAGCCGAGGATATGTTACAGGAATGTTTTGCCGAAGCTTTTCAACGACTCAAAACATTCCGCTTTGAATCGACCTTCGGCGCATGGCTTAAACAAATTGTAGTGAACCATTGCATTAACGAGATGAAACGTAAAAAAGCAGAACTTGATTATTTGGATGATATGGAAACGCTCGACATTCCTGAAGAAAATGATGACCGTCCATCGGAATATGAATTGGCAATGAGTGTTGAAAATGTGAAGAAAGCAATGAACCAGTTGCCCGATGGAAGCAAAACAATTTTTTCGCTTTACCTGCTTGAAGGTTACGACCATGTGGAAATAGCGCAAATACTGCATATCACCGAATCAACATCAAAATCGCAATACATGCGTGCACGACAAAAAGTAAAAGAAATTTTAACGCAAATGAATTATGAAAGAAGATAA
- the groL gene encoding chaperonin GroEL (60 kDa chaperone family; promotes refolding of misfolded polypeptides especially under stressful conditions; forms two stacked rings of heptamers to form a barrel-shaped 14mer; ends can be capped by GroES; misfolded proteins enter the barrel where they are refolded when GroES binds), whose translation MAKEIKYNIEARDQLKKGVDAMSNAVKVTLGPKGRNVIIEKKFGAPQMTKDGVTVAKEIELKDAIENIGAQLVKEVASKTADIAGDGTTTATVLAQSIINTGLKNVTAGANPMDLKRGIDKAVETIVAHLKSQSKEVGDSFEKIEQVATISANNDSVIGKHIADAMRQVKKEGVITIEEAKGTDTTVKVVEGMQFDRGYISPYFVTDPEKMESVMEEPYILIYDKKISGMKDFLPILEKTVQTGRPLIIISEEVEGEALATLVVNKIRGSLKICAVKAPGFGDRRKEMLQDIAVLTGGVVISEEQGYKLENADLSYLGQAEKIVVDKDNTTIVNGKGKKENITARVNQIKAQIEKTTSDYDKEKLQERLAKLSGGVAVLYVGAASEVEMKEKKDRFDDALHATRAAIEEGIVPGGGVAFIRAISALDKLKGDNEDENTGIQIIRRALEEPLRMIVENAGIEGSIVVQKVKEGKEDFGYNARTDKYENLYKSGVIDPTKVTRIALENAASIAGMLLTTECVISEVKEKTPAMPPMPGGMGGMGGMDY comes from the coding sequence ATGGCAAAAGAAATTAAATACAACATAGAAGCACGCGACCAGTTAAAAAAAGGTGTTGATGCAATGTCAAATGCAGTAAAAGTTACATTAGGACCTAAAGGAAGAAATGTAATTATTGAAAAAAAATTCGGTGCGCCACAAATGACTAAAGACGGCGTTACTGTTGCTAAAGAAATTGAACTGAAAGATGCAATCGAAAATATCGGTGCACAACTTGTAAAAGAAGTTGCTTCTAAAACTGCTGATATTGCCGGTGATGGAACTACTACTGCTACAGTTCTTGCTCAATCAATTATCAACACAGGTTTAAAAAATGTAACAGCAGGTGCAAATCCTATGGATTTGAAACGCGGTATCGACAAAGCTGTTGAAACTATTGTTGCACATTTAAAATCACAATCAAAAGAAGTTGGCGACAGTTTCGAAAAAATTGAACAGGTTGCTACTATTTCTGCAAATAATGATTCTGTAATTGGAAAACATATTGCCGATGCAATGCGCCAGGTGAAAAAAGAAGGTGTTATCACAATTGAAGAAGCAAAAGGAACCGATACAACTGTGAAAGTTGTTGAAGGTATGCAATTCGACCGCGGTTACATCTCTCCTTATTTTGTTACCGATCCTGAAAAAATGGAATCAGTAATGGAAGAACCTTATATCTTAATTTATGATAAGAAGATTTCAGGAATGAAAGATTTTCTTCCAATTCTTGAAAAGACCGTTCAGACTGGTCGTCCTTTGATCATCATTTCTGAAGAAGTTGAAGGCGAAGCTTTAGCTACTTTAGTTGTAAATAAGATTCGCGGTTCGCTGAAAATATGTGCTGTTAAAGCTCCGGGCTTTGGCGACAGAAGAAAAGAAATGTTACAGGATATCGCAGTGCTTACCGGTGGTGTTGTCATCAGTGAAGAACAAGGATATAAACTGGAAAACGCTGATTTATCTTATTTAGGCCAGGCTGAAAAAATTGTTGTTGATAAAGACAACACAACTATTGTTAACGGGAAAGGTAAGAAAGAAAACATTACTGCCCGCGTTAACCAGATTAAAGCCCAGATCGAAAAAACAACTTCTGATTACGATAAAGAAAAATTACAGGAACGTCTTGCAAAATTATCAGGTGGCGTAGCTGTATTATATGTTGGTGCAGCAAGTGAAGTTGAAATGAAAGAAAAGAAAGACCGTTTTGATGACGCATTACATGCAACCCGCGCAGCTATTGAAGAAGGTATAGTTCCCGGTGGTGGTGTTGCTTTTATCAGGGCTATTTCTGCTCTTGATAAATTAAAAGGTGATAATGAAGATGAAAATACAGGTATCCAGATTATCCGCAGAGCATTGGAAGAACCATTGCGCATGATTGTTGAGAATGCTGGGATCGAAGGTTCAATCGTTGTTCAGAAAGTAAAAGAAGGAAAAGAAGACTTTGGTTACAATGCAAGAACTGACAAATATGAAAACCTATACAAATCAGGCGTTATCGACCCAACCAAGGTTACACGTATTGCTTTGGAAAATGCAGCATCAATTGCAGGTATGTTATTAACTACCGAATGTGTGATTTCTGAAGTGAAAGAAAAAACTCCTGCTATGCCTCCAATGCCAGGTGGAATGGGCGGTATGGGTGGAATGGATTATTAA
- a CDS encoding co-chaperone GroES: MAKVNIKPLADRVLVEPAAAESKTAGGIIIPDTAKEKPQKGTIVAVGPGKKDEPVTVKVGDSVLYGKYAGTEITVDGKDYLIMKESDIYAIV; the protein is encoded by the coding sequence ATGGCAAAAGTTAACATCAAACCATTAGCAGACAGAGTATTGGTAGAACCTGCTGCTGCTGAATCAAAAACTGCTGGCGGTATCATCATTCCTGATACAGCAAAAGAAAAACCACAGAAAGGTACAATCGTAGCAGTTGGTCCCGGTAAAAAAGATGAGCCTGTTACTGTAAAAGTAGGCGATAGCGTTCTGTACGGAAAGTACGCAGGTACTGAGATTACTGTTGATGGTAAGGATTACCTTATCATGAAAGAATCAGATATCTATGCAATAGTATAA